In candidate division WOR-3 bacterium, the following proteins share a genomic window:
- a CDS encoding TonB family protein has product MSPRVTAVSCLVVTLAAFGLAADSLTVPKLVGQDIYHAHRALRKLGLVSRFEQVDVDTAKVTLFLVTSQVPDSGARTEPGDTVVLGFNHPGMLCYWNQSVIPLLGDFENTVSFYKVQKPPQPIVVEPAGYPEVLKQYSFSGAADAEALVDFDGAVLAARIVRSSGYAAADSSACATALRGSFAPAEHFGQPVRVWFPLPYYFQFKEDKALPNSVKQIRDPTEPP; this is encoded by the coding sequence ATGAGCCCGAGAGTCACAGCCGTGTCGTGTCTGGTGGTGACGCTGGCTGCTTTCGGTCTGGCCGCTGATTCTCTGACCGTACCGAAGCTGGTCGGTCAAGACATCTATCATGCCCACCGGGCGCTCAGGAAGCTCGGGCTGGTGTCGCGGTTCGAGCAGGTCGATGTAGATACCGCGAAGGTGACGCTCTTCCTCGTGACGTCGCAGGTCCCGGACTCGGGCGCCAGGACCGAGCCCGGGGACACGGTTGTGCTTGGTTTCAACCATCCGGGGATGCTCTGCTACTGGAACCAGTCGGTGATACCCTTGCTGGGTGACTTCGAGAATACGGTCAGCTTCTACAAGGTCCAGAAGCCTCCCCAGCCCATTGTTGTGGAGCCGGCCGGCTACCCGGAAGTGCTGAAGCAGTACAGCTTCAGCGGCGCGGCAGACGCAGAAGCGCTGGTGGACTTCGACGGTGCGGTTCTGGCAGCGAGGATCGTGCGTTCTTCGGGCTATGCAGCGGCCGACTCGTCGGCCTGCGCAACGGCACTGCGTGGCTCATTCGCCCCGGCCGAACACTTCGGGCAGCCGGTACGGGTCTGGTTCCCGTTGCCCTACTACTTCCAGTTCAAGGAAGACAAGGCCCTGCCCAACTCGGTCAAGCAGATCCGGGACCCGACCGAGCCGCCATAG
- the ispE gene encoding 4-(cytidine 5'-diphospho)-2-C-methyl-D-erythritol kinase, producing MPSLVLNSPAKVNLGLWVGRKRADGFHDIVSVVAPVRLGDRISITRTRAGIEVACDSTDAPSGPGNLAYKAASAFFQATRIESGCRILIAKRIPVGGGLGGGSSNAATVLAGLNRLFGNALGPQRLRSIGASLGSDVPAFLVGGPSIARGRGERLRRIQLPRLDLVLCFPGHAVSTTWAYAELDRLRAAGQGLTRPVISPNILRAALRRNEPDKVAAQLTNSFECAVFRKHPALGRAKELLLRHGAFAASLSGSGSTVYGLVRTKGWRDPMAALARSGFHCVKTSTL from the coding sequence ATGCCGAGCCTTGTCCTCAACTCCCCGGCCAAGGTGAACCTGGGTCTCTGGGTCGGCCGGAAACGGGCCGACGGGTTCCATGACATCGTATCCGTGGTCGCACCGGTCAGGCTTGGCGACAGGATAAGCATCACCCGCACCAGGGCGGGAATTGAGGTGGCGTGCGACTCGACCGATGCCCCTTCCGGCCCCGGCAATCTTGCCTACAAAGCCGCGTCGGCCTTCTTTCAGGCAACCCGGATCGAATCAGGGTGCCGGATTCTCATTGCGAAACGCATCCCCGTGGGCGGCGGTCTCGGCGGTGGCTCATCCAATGCCGCCACGGTGCTGGCAGGCCTCAATCGGCTTTTCGGCAATGCCCTGGGTCCACAACGGTTGAGGAGCATCGGCGCGTCCCTGGGCAGCGACGTTCCGGCATTCCTGGTCGGGGGTCCCAGTATCGCCCGCGGGCGCGGCGAGAGACTCCGTCGCATCCAGCTTCCTCGCCTCGACCTCGTTCTCTGTTTCCCCGGACATGCGGTTTCCACGACCTGGGCCTACGCGGAACTTGACCGCCTACGGGCAGCCGGGCAGGGTTTGACACGGCCCGTGATTTCGCCTAATATACTCCGCGCCGCGTTGCGGCGCAACGAACCGGACAAGGTCGCCGCACAACTGACGAACAGCTTCGAGTGTGCGGTATTCAGAAAGCACCCTGCGCTCGGCCGGGCCAAGGAGCTCCTGCTCCGGCACGGCGCGTTCGCAGCATCACTGTCTGGTTCCGGCAGTACGGTCTATGGCCTGGTTCGAACGAAAGGCTGGAGAGACCCGATGGCCGCCCTGGCCCGGAGTGGATTCCACTGCGTCAAAACCAGCACCCTATAG
- the rpsF gene encoding 30S ribosomal protein S6, whose translation MNSYELAMIVSPDLAEKDVQKLAQDSKELLAASGATAVSDEQVERRALAYPIKKHNEANYVYVSFSGPPSIPEKFRYEMRHREGLMRMAFVCKPVPKPPVAAEAAPAPQPAPEAPNG comes from the coding sequence TTGAATAGCTACGAACTCGCGATGATCGTCAGCCCGGACCTGGCCGAGAAGGATGTCCAGAAACTCGCCCAGGACTCAAAGGAACTGCTGGCGGCCAGCGGTGCCACCGCTGTGTCAGACGAGCAGGTCGAGCGTCGGGCGCTGGCCTACCCGATCAAGAAGCACAACGAAGCCAACTACGTGTACGTCAGCTTCTCGGGCCCGCCGAGCATACCCGAGAAGTTCCGCTACGAAATGCGACACCGCGAAGGTCTGATGCGCATGGCGTTCGTCTGCAAACCGGTGCCCAAGCCGCCGGTCGCGGCCGAGGCAGCGCCCGCGCCGCAACCCGCCCCGGAGGCGCCGAATGGCTGA
- a CDS encoding 50S ribosomal protein L25 translates to MAYTVKATQRTDTGKGKVGRLRRSGSLPAVMYGHGEPSLMLAMSTHEFDRLLDRIRGHSPIVEVEIDGQQPQKCVIKTLQRNPVTGGLLHVDFQKVHAGEKITMNVPVLVSGAAEGVKQGGMLDHVLRTVPVRATIDAIPEHFQIDVTNLKIDHSIHIKDLNRPDLEYTLPLDSPIVTVLSPRKLTEAPSAAEAAAAAEAGPAEPEVITEKKPTEEETAGEEEKGKGKAKGEKKEEKKEEKKKEKK, encoded by the coding sequence ATGGCATACACAGTAAAAGCAACCCAAAGAACCGACACGGGCAAGGGCAAGGTCGGCCGGCTCCGTCGCAGCGGGTCTCTGCCCGCAGTGATGTACGGACACGGCGAACCGTCGCTCATGCTGGCGATGTCGACCCACGAATTCGACCGGCTGCTCGATCGCATCAGGGGTCACAGCCCGATTGTCGAAGTCGAGATCGACGGCCAGCAGCCGCAGAAGTGCGTCATCAAGACCCTGCAGCGCAACCCGGTAACCGGCGGCCTGCTGCACGTCGATTTTCAGAAGGTCCACGCCGGCGAGAAGATCACGATGAACGTTCCCGTCCTCGTCAGTGGAGCGGCTGAGGGCGTCAAGCAGGGCGGTATGCTCGACCACGTCCTCCGCACCGTCCCGGTCCGCGCCACCATCGACGCGATCCCCGAGCATTTCCAGATCGATGTAACCAACCTGAAGATAGACCACAGCATCCATATCAAGGACCTGAACCGTCCTGACCTGGAATACACGTTACCCCTCGACTCCCCCATTGTCACCGTGCTGTCGCCGCGCAAGCTGACTGAGGCGCCTTCGGCTGCCGAGGCTGCCGCCGCCGCTGAGGCCGGACCGGCCGAACCTGAAGTCATAACCGAAAAGAAGCCGACCGAGGAAGAGACCGCGGGTGAAGAGGAGAAGGGCAAGGGCAAGGCCAAGGGTGAGAAGAAGGAAGAGAAGAAAGAAGAGAAGAAGAAGGAAAAAAAGTAG
- a CDS encoding PhzF family phenazine biosynthesis protein produces the protein MSRHFIICDVFARRRFEGNQLAVFPDAAGMPDEEMQALAREIHFSETTFILSDRPNERGWPVRIFTPAREVPFAGHPTLGTAFVIWDRFLGRSPDKVDLDLGIGTVPVAVEENGERLMMTQVPPVFGAAIDAPTAAGVLGLAPSDIDNAFPVQEVSTGLPFVIVPVRTLAAVQGIKVNQADYCRLTDRLEAKAVLAFAPETIDPQCRLHVRVFCDYYDVPEDPATGSANGCLCAWLVRHRYLGTGEFAIYAEQGIEIKRPSLLYLQGGERDGGILVRVGGRVVVAGRGQFDP, from the coding sequence ATGAGCCGACATTTCATCATCTGTGACGTGTTCGCGCGAAGGCGGTTTGAAGGCAACCAGCTTGCCGTGTTCCCGGACGCGGCCGGGATGCCGGACGAGGAGATGCAGGCCCTGGCGCGGGAGATTCACTTCAGCGAGACTACTTTCATCTTGTCGGACAGACCGAATGAGCGGGGGTGGCCGGTGCGCATCTTCACTCCGGCGCGCGAGGTGCCGTTTGCCGGGCACCCGACCTTGGGGACCGCATTCGTCATCTGGGACCGGTTTCTCGGGCGCAGTCCGGACAAGGTCGATCTGGACCTAGGAATCGGGACCGTGCCCGTGGCAGTGGAGGAGAACGGCGAGCGATTGATGATGACCCAGGTTCCGCCGGTGTTCGGTGCCGCGATAGACGCGCCGACAGCGGCCGGTGTGCTGGGTCTCGCGCCTTCCGACATCGACAACGCCTTTCCGGTGCAGGAGGTATCGACCGGACTTCCATTCGTCATCGTCCCGGTCAGGACCTTGGCCGCAGTGCAGGGCATCAAGGTGAACCAGGCTGATTACTGCCGTCTGACCGACCGGCTCGAGGCCAAGGCTGTGCTGGCGTTCGCGCCGGAGACCATCGACCCGCAATGCCGGCTGCACGTGCGGGTCTTCTGCGACTACTACGACGTGCCCGAGGATCCGGCGACCGGCAGCGCCAACGGCTGTCTCTGCGCTTGGCTCGTCCGGCACCGGTACCTGGGTACGGGAGAGTTCGCCATCTATGCCGAGCAGGGAATAGAAATCAAGCGGCCGTCGCTGCTCTATCTGCAGGGAGGGGAGAGGGATGGCGGTATTCTGGTGCGCGTCGGCGGCAGAGTGGTGGTTGCGGGTCGGGGGCAGTTTGATCCCTGA
- a CDS encoding ribose-phosphate pyrophosphokinase: protein MQGELKIFHGRANVPLALNICEHLGVRPGAAEVRTFADGEIRVNIMESVRGSDAFVIQPTQPPADNLLELLLMIDALRRASAERITAVIPYFGYARQDRKDKPRVPISAKLVANLIERAGADRVLTMELHAEQIQGFFDIPVDHLYSTPVLVDFFLKRGVDGCTVVAPDTGRANRARGFAQRLMEKMPLAVIDKRRPEPNKAVVMNVVGEVEGLDAIIFDDMVDTGKTLILAARALLKHGARSVMAVATHAVFSGDAVQKFQKSPLDEIIVTDTLPLPRKKLVRKIRVLPVASLFADTILRTHRSESVSSLFM, encoded by the coding sequence ATGCAAGGTGAGCTGAAAATCTTCCATGGCCGGGCCAACGTGCCGCTGGCCCTGAACATCTGCGAGCACCTCGGCGTCAGGCCCGGCGCTGCCGAGGTGAGGACGTTCGCGGACGGCGAAATCCGCGTCAACATCATGGAGAGCGTGCGCGGCAGCGACGCCTTCGTCATCCAGCCGACGCAGCCGCCGGCCGACAACCTGCTGGAGCTCTTGCTGATGATCGACGCACTCCGGCGCGCATCGGCCGAGCGCATCACCGCGGTCATCCCCTACTTCGGCTACGCGCGCCAGGACCGCAAGGACAAGCCCCGCGTCCCCATCTCGGCCAAACTCGTCGCCAACCTGATCGAACGGGCCGGTGCCGACCGCGTGTTGACGATGGAGTTGCACGCCGAGCAGATCCAGGGCTTCTTCGATATCCCCGTCGACCACCTGTACTCCACCCCGGTCCTGGTCGACTTCTTTCTGAAGCGCGGAGTTGACGGCTGTACGGTTGTCGCACCCGACACCGGCCGGGCCAACCGTGCCCGGGGATTCGCGCAGCGCCTGATGGAGAAGATGCCCCTGGCGGTAATCGACAAGCGGCGCCCCGAACCCAACAAGGCCGTGGTGATGAACGTAGTCGGCGAAGTCGAGGGGCTGGATGCGATCATCTTTGACGATATGGTCGATACCGGCAAGACACTGATACTGGCGGCCCGCGCCCTGCTGAAGCACGGCGCCCGGTCGGTGATGGCCGTGGCCACCCACGCCGTCTTTTCCGGGGACGCTGTCCAGAAGTTCCAGAAGTCGCCGCTAGACGAGATAATCGTCACCGATACACTGCCGCTGCCGCGTAAGAAGCTGGTTCGCAAGATTCGAGTACTGCCCGTCGCGTCGCTGTTCGCGGATACCATCCTCCGCACACACCGCAGCGAGTCGGTCAGCTCACTATTCATGTAG
- a CDS encoding single-stranded DNA-binding protein, whose amino-acid sequence MADPERGGQRNPGTPIRLGNLNVVILLGRVTMDPDLRYTPSGAPVLGFRIAVDRVWRDKATDEWKREASFFQVNLWGQSAERLSKTMRKGSAVLVEGQLRSRSWEGKDGEKRSVVEINANRTQVLDKTEFASGPGAGPVEEEPDIPKDQLDDIPF is encoded by the coding sequence ATGGCTGATCCCGAACGCGGCGGTCAGCGCAACCCGGGCACGCCCATACGGCTCGGGAACTTGAACGTCGTCATACTGCTGGGCCGGGTGACGATGGACCCGGACCTGCGGTACACTCCGTCCGGCGCGCCCGTGCTCGGCTTCCGGATCGCGGTGGACCGGGTCTGGCGCGACAAGGCGACAGATGAATGGAAGCGGGAAGCGTCGTTCTTCCAAGTGAACCTGTGGGGTCAAAGTGCGGAGCGTCTGAGCAAGACCATGAGGAAGGGGTCCGCCGTGCTCGTCGAAGGTCAACTACGCAGCCGCTCGTGGGAAGGCAAGGATGGCGAGAAGCGTTCCGTGGTCGAGATCAACGCCAACCGGACCCAGGTCCTGGACAAGACCGAGTTCGCTTCCGGCCCCGGAGCAGGACCAGTTGAGGAAGAACCGGACATTCCCAAGGACCAACTGGACGACATTCCGTTCTAG
- a CDS encoding class I SAM-dependent methyltransferase, protein MDRFSAENRKLWDELVVINAGSKLYDVAGFKAGRCTLDPIELDEVGDVAGKTLLHLQCHFGQDSMSWARLGAKVTGVDFSEKAIDLARSLAGELGLDVRFICSDVYALPAVLAGEFDIVFTSLGVLCWLRDLGEWARVVSRYLRPGGMFYLREAHPFVNVFDNSRAAKDLDVRYSYFHGPEPTRWESEGSYADPNAVVQHPSFEWTHSLGDIVNALLGAGLHLEFLHEFPYLSHDHFPFMEQGADGRWRIKGKPDTIPLMFSVKATKPEENHRQWSDRMMSTGRNCPADSRPDR, encoded by the coding sequence ATGGACAGGTTCAGCGCCGAGAACCGGAAGCTCTGGGATGAACTGGTAGTCATCAACGCCGGCTCGAAGCTGTACGACGTGGCCGGGTTCAAGGCCGGTAGATGTACCCTCGATCCCATCGAGCTCGATGAGGTGGGCGACGTTGCCGGCAAGACGCTCCTGCACCTGCAGTGTCACTTCGGACAGGACTCGATGTCGTGGGCCAGGCTCGGCGCGAAGGTCACCGGTGTCGACTTCTCAGAGAAGGCCATCGACCTTGCCCGGTCGCTTGCCGGCGAGCTTGGGCTCGACGTCCGGTTCATCTGCTCCGATGTATACGCCCTGCCGGCGGTACTTGCCGGGGAGTTCGACATCGTCTTCACCTCGCTCGGCGTGCTCTGCTGGCTGCGGGACCTCGGGGAATGGGCGCGCGTGGTCTCGCGTTATCTCAGGCCCGGCGGCATGTTCTACCTGCGCGAGGCCCACCCGTTCGTGAACGTGTTCGACAACAGCCGCGCGGCAAAGGACCTTGACGTCCGGTACTCCTACTTCCATGGGCCGGAGCCGACGCGGTGGGAGTCAGAGGGTTCCTACGCCGACCCGAACGCGGTAGTGCAGCACCCTTCCTTCGAGTGGACGCACAGCCTGGGCGACATCGTGAACGCCCTGCTGGGCGCGGGTCTGCACCTGGAGTTCCTGCACGAGTTCCCATATCTGAGCCATGACCACTTCCCGTTCATGGAGCAGGGCGCGGACGGCCGCTGGCGCATCAAAGGGAAGCCTGACACCATTCCGCTGATGTTCTCGGTGAAGGCGACGAAGCCGGAGGAGAATCATCGGCAGTGGTCCGATCGGATGATGTCCACGGGGCGCAACTGCCCTGCGGACAGCAGACCAGATCGGTAG
- the ychF gene encoding redox-regulated ATPase YchF, giving the protein MKVGIVGLPNVGKSSLFNLLTRGSARVDLYPFTTIEQNVGVVLVPDERLDRIAQILRPEKATPAHVEFVDIAGLVKGASAGEGLGNKFLGHIREADLILHIVRAFSAGNIPHVLDTVDPDRDAGIVEAELAIADLAIVEKRLEHVRKEPKSPEHQLLLEALEKLHSALARGERPVLNPEQARAVRELGLIQIKPVIYAVNCSDTEPANPARFAATAARTSLLFSAALESGMCDFTEPERIEMRKSLNLAPEGPAGIVTRCFDALRLIRFYTIKGTESRAWAAPAGTTALEAAFMIHTDIGSGFVKAEVVNYRDLVTSGDFHVCRDKGHVKVEGRTYVVQDGDVLLIKFR; this is encoded by the coding sequence ATGAAGGTCGGAATTGTCGGCCTGCCCAACGTCGGCAAGTCGTCGCTCTTCAACCTGCTCACCAGGGGCAGCGCCAGGGTGGACCTCTACCCGTTCACGACCATCGAGCAGAACGTCGGCGTGGTGCTGGTGCCCGACGAGCGGCTGGACCGCATCGCCCAGATTCTCAGGCCGGAGAAGGCAACACCGGCGCATGTCGAGTTCGTAGACATCGCCGGTCTGGTCAAGGGCGCGAGCGCGGGCGAGGGACTGGGCAACAAGTTCCTCGGCCACATCCGCGAGGCTGACCTGATTCTGCACATCGTGCGCGCGTTCTCCGCGGGCAACATCCCGCACGTGCTCGACACGGTGGACCCGGACCGTGACGCGGGGATAGTCGAGGCCGAGCTGGCCATAGCCGACCTCGCGATTGTCGAGAAGCGGCTGGAACACGTGCGCAAGGAGCCGAAGTCCCCGGAACACCAGCTTCTGCTCGAGGCACTTGAAAAGCTGCATTCGGCTCTGGCCCGGGGCGAGCGTCCGGTGCTGAATCCGGAACAGGCCCGCGCTGTGCGCGAACTCGGGCTTATCCAGATCAAGCCGGTGATCTACGCCGTCAACTGCTCGGACACCGAGCCGGCCAACCCGGCACGATTTGCGGCCACCGCGGCCAGGACCAGCCTGCTCTTCTCCGCGGCTCTCGAATCCGGCATGTGCGACTTCACCGAGCCGGAGCGGATCGAGATGCGCAAGTCGCTGAACCTCGCGCCCGAAGGCCCGGCCGGCATCGTCACGCGCTGCTTCGATGCGCTCCGCCTCATCCGGTTCTACACGATCAAGGGTACGGAATCGCGGGCCTGGGCGGCGCCGGCCGGGACGACAGCGCTCGAAGCCGCGTTCATGATTCACACCGACATCGGCAGCGGATTCGTCAAAGCCGAGGTGGTCAACTACCGTGACCTGGTCACGTCCGGCGACTTCCACGTCTGCCGCGACAAGGGCCACGTCAAGGTCGAAGGCAGGACCTACGTGGTGCAGGATGGCGACGTCCTGCTCATCAAGTTCAGGTAA
- a CDS encoding aminoacyl-tRNA hydrolase, translating to MTIFGLGNPGPRYALTRHNIGFMVVDSLAARLGFRFRTFADRAVARRQFSGDELVLVKPLLFMNESGTVARKQLERRPDALLVVCDDMALPFGRLRLRPAGSDGGHNGLGSMIARLGRSDFSRLRIGIDAPARSSDGVDYVLERFPAEQEELLPEVLERAADACLAVVTQGLERAMNRFNPMPAPGAEEKSDR from the coding sequence GTGACCATATTCGGACTCGGCAACCCGGGGCCTCGCTATGCTCTCACTCGGCACAACATCGGCTTCATGGTCGTCGACTCGCTTGCCGCCAGGCTCGGGTTCAGGTTCCGGACGTTCGCTGATCGGGCAGTCGCCCGTCGCCAGTTCTCGGGCGACGAACTGGTGCTGGTCAAACCGCTTCTGTTCATGAACGAATCCGGTACTGTCGCTCGCAAGCAGCTCGAACGCAGACCGGACGCTCTGCTTGTCGTCTGCGACGACATGGCTCTGCCGTTCGGCCGGCTCCGCTTGCGTCCGGCGGGCTCGGACGGCGGCCACAACGGCCTCGGCTCGATGATCGCGCGCCTCGGCCGCAGCGACTTCTCGCGCCTGCGAATCGGAATCGACGCTCCTGCCCGAAGCAGCGACGGGGTGGACTACGTGCTCGAACGCTTCCCGGCGGAACAGGAAGAACTGCTGCCGGAAGTACTGGAACGCGCCGCCGATGCCTGCCTCGCCGTTGTCACCCAGGGACTCGAACGGGCCATGAACCGCTTCAATCCGATGCCCGCGCCCGGGGCCGAGGAGAAGTCCGATAGATGA
- a CDS encoding T9SS type A sorting domain-containing protein — protein sequence MRSLVAVLVLVLAGTSFGLISPDLQQHMAAAKAGQKLPVHAVLKEQFDAELLDNLVDGMPKPQRRAEAARVLQEYSADQQAGVLEYLATTDAQNVQSLWVVNAVYCEATPAVIQQLSERTEVSYVHYDRVYSPGLPLPEQQDEGTEELAWGVSKINAPAVWTQGYTGAGIVCGHIDTGCDYTHPDLADHLWTDANYPHHGWNFEYNNDDPMDQHGHGTHTAGTVAGDGTNGTQSGVAPDAQIMICRVKNGVDSAGQSQMWAAVQFCVSPPLSPTHGADLYTMSMGWRITWGPDQSTWRTLANNVKAAGLSQIVAAGNERGYDYPPTGLRCPGNVPPPWWNPQNTGTGALSGIVSVGATDASDAIGYFSSQGPVTWSSVAPFNDYAYPPGLTRPDVSAPGVAVKSCAIGGSYQEMDGTSMATPHVAGTVCLMLQKNPDLLPGEVDSILELTAVDLGGAGKDNDFGAGRIDALAAVDSVGLSSGPSLKLTSTQVIDSTGNNNGAMDPGETAKLLATLKNSGGAACNNVTGKFRSYNTQLTVPDSLGSWGNIPSGGSATNTANPFVLHADAGIVPGTSFTCSLFITGDSAALYTKKMQIVLVVGMQPGQIIWGPKPVPDMPSAPGLYGVTYNTSDNLIYCVNYNQATIYKYSSDSMLTSQGTIPAPQDSCTDIDYVGYDNGLWVSCNPQKIMYKIGTNGAVRHQFTMSLAYPIGATEHEAAHTVYLSDRRLSSSSRQMIYLTDTLGFSQGSFTHPLVGPYGTRCLALDDRSPTNPPSLLNAWAWYNASGGLIDSCGMYELDRVGDTVLNGYVFPIKTWDVRGIEYDPRDGSYWLTIMKGGSSNNMIVKVAGFNYGRAGVEEPELRFAGAADQMEVLARPNPFTGRTNLSLQMPSAGSIDLRIYDNSGRVVRTLARGSTVAPSVRLSWDGRNDEGRAVAPGIYFYRVQSATAQAWGKVVLSR from the coding sequence TTGAGGAGTTTGGTCGCTGTATTGGTACTGGTGCTGGCGGGGACAAGCTTCGGGCTCATCAGCCCGGATCTGCAGCAGCACATGGCCGCGGCGAAGGCAGGGCAGAAACTGCCGGTGCACGCAGTCCTGAAGGAGCAGTTCGACGCCGAACTGCTCGACAATCTGGTGGACGGCATGCCGAAACCTCAACGCCGGGCCGAGGCTGCCCGCGTACTGCAGGAGTACTCGGCCGACCAGCAGGCCGGGGTGCTCGAGTACCTGGCGACCACCGACGCCCAGAATGTTCAGTCGCTCTGGGTGGTGAACGCGGTGTACTGTGAGGCGACTCCGGCCGTAATCCAGCAGCTCTCGGAACGGACCGAGGTGAGCTACGTCCACTATGACCGTGTGTACAGCCCGGGCCTGCCGTTGCCCGAGCAGCAAGATGAAGGGACCGAAGAGCTCGCTTGGGGCGTGTCCAAGATCAACGCTCCCGCGGTCTGGACCCAGGGATACACCGGGGCGGGGATTGTCTGTGGCCACATCGACACCGGTTGTGACTACACCCACCCAGATCTGGCCGACCACCTGTGGACCGACGCGAACTACCCACATCACGGCTGGAACTTCGAGTACAACAACGACGACCCCATGGACCAGCATGGCCATGGTACGCACACGGCGGGCACGGTTGCCGGTGACGGCACCAATGGTACTCAGAGCGGCGTCGCGCCGGACGCTCAGATCATGATTTGCCGGGTCAAGAACGGAGTGGACTCGGCTGGCCAGAGTCAGATGTGGGCCGCAGTGCAGTTCTGTGTGTCCCCGCCGCTTTCGCCGACTCACGGCGCCGACCTCTACACTATGTCGATGGGCTGGCGGATCACCTGGGGTCCGGACCAGTCGACGTGGCGCACTCTTGCCAACAACGTCAAGGCGGCCGGCCTGTCGCAGATCGTGGCGGCGGGCAATGAGCGCGGGTACGACTATCCGCCAACCGGCCTGCGTTGTCCGGGCAACGTGCCGCCGCCGTGGTGGAATCCGCAGAACACCGGTACCGGCGCTTTGTCGGGAATCGTCTCCGTCGGTGCGACCGACGCAAGCGATGCCATCGGGTACTTCTCGTCGCAGGGCCCGGTGACGTGGTCGAGCGTCGCGCCGTTCAACGACTACGCGTATCCGCCCGGGCTGACCCGGCCGGACGTCTCTGCTCCTGGTGTCGCCGTCAAGTCGTGTGCCATCGGTGGCAGCTACCAGGAGATGGACGGCACGTCGATGGCGACCCCGCACGTCGCGGGAACGGTCTGCCTGATGCTGCAGAAGAACCCTGACCTGCTACCGGGCGAGGTGGATTCGATTCTCGAGCTGACCGCGGTCGACCTCGGGGGTGCGGGCAAGGACAACGATTTCGGCGCGGGCCGGATAGATGCGCTTGCGGCGGTCGACTCCGTCGGCCTGTCGAGCGGACCGTCGCTCAAACTCACCTCGACGCAGGTGATAGACTCCACCGGCAACAACAACGGGGCCATGGACCCGGGCGAGACCGCCAAGCTGCTGGCCACGCTCAAGAACAGCGGCGGCGCGGCCTGCAACAACGTTACCGGCAAGTTCCGCAGCTACAACACCCAGCTGACCGTACCCGACTCACTGGGGTCATGGGGCAACATCCCGTCCGGCGGCTCAGCCACCAACACGGCCAACCCCTTCGTGCTCCACGCCGACGCCGGCATCGTCCCCGGCACTTCTTTCACCTGCTCGCTTTTCATCACCGGCGATAGCGCCGCCCTTTACACCAAGAAGATGCAGATAGTGCTGGTTGTCGGTATGCAACCGGGTCAGATCATCTGGGGACCCAAGCCCGTCCCAGACATGCCGTCGGCCCCGGGCCTGTACGGCGTGACCTACAATACCAGTGACAACCTGATCTACTGTGTCAACTACAACCAGGCGACCATCTACAAGTACTCTTCGGACAGCATGCTGACGTCGCAGGGCACCATCCCGGCGCCGCAGGATTCCTGCACCGATATCGACTATGTCGGCTACGACAACGGGCTCTGGGTGTCCTGCAATCCGCAGAAGATCATGTACAAGATCGGCACCAACGGCGCGGTGCGCCACCAGTTCACCATGTCGCTGGCCTACCCGATCGGCGCCACCGAGCACGAGGCCGCGCACACTGTCTACCTGTCGGACCGTCGGCTGTCTTCCTCCTCGCGGCAGATGATATACCTCACGGACACGCTCGGTTTTTCACAGGGCTCCTTCACCCATCCATTGGTGGGACCGTACGGTACCCGTTGCCTGGCGCTCGACGACCGTTCGCCCACGAATCCGCCGTCGCTCCTGAACGCCTGGGCATGGTACAACGCGTCCGGCGGTCTCATCGACAGCTGCGGCATGTACGAACTGGACCGCGTCGGTGACACGGTGCTCAACGGGTATGTTTTCCCGATCAAGACCTGGGACGTCCGGGGTATCGAATACGACCCACGCGACGGCTCGTACTGGCTGACCATCATGAAGGGTGGCTCCAGCAACAACATGATCGTGAAGGTGGCGGGGTTCAACTACGGACGGGCCGGCGTCGAAGAGCCGGAACTCCGCTTTGCGGGAGCCGCCGACCAGATGGAGGTGCTGGCCCGGCCCAACCCGTTTACAGGCAGGACGAACCTGTCGCTGCAGATGCCCTCGGCCGGCAGCATCGACCTGCGGATCTACGACAACAGCGGCCGGGTCGTACGTACGCTCGCCCGAGGATCCACAGTTGCGCCGAGCGTGCGGCTCTCGTGGGACGGCCGGAACGACGAGGGACGCGCAGTCGCGCCGGGCATCTACTTCTACCGCGTCCAGAGCGCGACCGCGCAGGCCTGGGGCAAGGTAGTCCTGTCCCGCTAG